The Ananas comosus cultivar F153 linkage group 7, ASM154086v1, whole genome shotgun sequence genome has a window encoding:
- the LOC109712897 gene encoding auxin-responsive protein SAUR71-like: MREMIRRLSRVADSSSSQQQQRQGRGVVVGTGGKEERRGGHVRAPEGHVPVYVGEEMERFVVRAELLSRPVFVAMLRRSAQEYGYEQRGVLRIPCPAPLFRRALDAILAADDHRPAAAEAEAEAELLRYLDDG, from the coding sequence ATGAGGGAGATGATCCGACGGCTGTCGAGGGTGGCGGACTCGTCGTcgtcgcagcagcagcagcggcagggGAGGGGAGTGGTGGTGGGAACGGGGGGGAAGGAGGAGCGGCGGGGGGGTCACGTGCGGGCGCCGGAGGGGCACGTGCCGGTGTACGTGGGGGAGGAGATGGAGCGGTTCGTGGTGCGGGCGGAGCTGCTGAGCCGGCCGGTGTTCGTGGCGATGCTGCGGAGGTCGGCGCAGGAGTACGGGTACGAGCAGCGCGGGGTGCTCCGGATCCCCTGCCCCGCCCCGCTCTTCCGCCGCGCCCTCGACGCCATTCTCGCCGCCGACGACCACCGACCCGCCGCGGCGGAGGCCGAGGCCGAGGCCGAGCTCCTCCGCTACTTGGACGACGGGTGA